The bacterium DNA segment CAGACCGGCAAGACGGTCTCCCCAAACCTGTACGTGGCGGCCGGGATCAGCGGCGCCATACAGCACCTCGCGGGCATGAGCAGCAGCAAGTGCATCGTCGCGATCAACAAGGACCCCAACGCGCCCATCTTCAAGGCGGCCGACTACGGCATCGTGGCGGACCTGTTCCAGGTGCTGCCGGCCTTCAAGGAGGCGGTGGAGGCGTTGGACTAGCTCTGATCCCCAAGAGACGTGAGGCGGACCGCGCATGCGGTCCGCCTCTTGCATGCACGGGGTTCGGTTCACCCCGAAGCCAGACGAAAACCCGCTTCCCCGAGCTTGTCGCGCAGGACGTCGCGCCATTGGCCGGCGTCTTCGATCCGGTCGTAGACGGCACCGCTCAGATCGGGAGGCAATTCGAGGTTCGGATAGACCTCGGCAGCCTCTTTCAGCAGGACGAAGACGTGTCGCCAGTCAAGAAGGCCGTAGAAAAAACCCAATTCCAGGATGACATTCCGCCTGGAACGGAACTGGAGCGCCCTTTCGCCGACGCCCTCTGCATCGTACTGTCGTCTCGCTGCGCCGATGTCGTCGGCCGACAACAGCACGATCGCGAACTTGATGTCTCTTCCCCGCAGCATGTACTTCTGCCAGAGTGATTGCGACGGACCGCCGATGACTCGTCAAGTCGCTGCGATCATCAACGCATGCGCTCCGCCGCCCGCCCCACCGCCGCGTCCGCCTCGTCCACCAGCTGCTGCAGGATGGTGCGCATGGGCTGGATCTCGTGGACCAGGCCCACGGACTGGCCGGCCATCAGCGAACCGCGTTCGACGTCGCCGTCGACGGCGCCGTCGCGCAGGCTGCCCACCCAGTACTTCTCCACCTCGTACTGGGCGTCGACGCGGTTGATGTCGCCGCGAGCCAGCTTCTCCAGCAGTTCCATCTGCAGGTCGCCGAACCTATCCATGGCCTTGTTCCTGAGCGCGCGCACGGCGACCACGGGCAGCTTGGAGCTGTACTGGGGGGTGGAGATGGCCTCGCGGGCGCGGGCCTTGATGAAGGCTTCCTTGAATTTCGGGTGCGCCTGGCATTCTTCGGCCACCACGAACCGGGTGCCGAGCTGGGCGCCGGCGGCGCCCATCATGCACAGATGGCCGATCATGGCGCCGTGGGCGATGCCGCCCGCCACGAAGATGGGCAGCTCGTCGGCGTAGTCGAAGAGGATGTCCTGCAGCAGGACCGTCGTCGAGACGTGGCCGATATGGCCGCCCGCCTCGCTGCCCTCCAGGACCAGCGCATCGGCGCCGAA contains these protein-coding regions:
- a CDS encoding nucleotide-binding protein, whose translation is MLRGRDIKFAIVLLSADDIGAARRQYDAEGVGERALQFRSRRNVILELGFFYGLLDWRHVFVLLKEAAEVYPNLELPPDLSGAVYDRIEDAGQWRDVLRDKLGEAGFRLASG
- a CDS encoding nitronate monooxygenase family protein; this translates as MAYYDPVASTARLDRLWARGQAFLGCELPILCGAMTWISDPQLVSTVSNMGGFASLAGGNMPPEMFADVIDETRTLTDRPFAANIIVIAPNYRDHLELCCEKKLSHIVFAGSIPRQSEVQKAKDSGAKVVCFASTASMAKRMIRFGADALVLEGSEAGGHIGHVSTTVLLQDILFDYADELPIFVAGGIAHGAMIGHLCMMGAAGAQLGTRFVVAEECQAHPKFKEAFIKARAREAISTPQYSSKLPVVAVRALRNKAMDRFGDLQMELLEKLARGDINRVDAQYEVEKYWVGSLRDGAVDGDVERGSLMAGQSVGLVHEIQPMRTILQQLVDEADAAVGRAAERMR